The following proteins are co-located in the Eubalaena glacialis isolate mEubGla1 chromosome 14, mEubGla1.1.hap2.+ XY, whole genome shotgun sequence genome:
- the LOC133105179 gene encoding E3 SUMO-protein ligase RanBP2-like isoform X1 — protein sequence MRRSKADVERYIASVQGSAPSPREKSMKGFYFAKLYYEVKEYDLAKKYISTYINVQERDPKAHRFLGLLYEVEENIEKAVECYKRSVELNPTQKDLVLKIAELLCKNDVSDGRAKYWVERAAKLFPGSPAIYKLKEQLLDCKGEDGWNKLFDLIQSELYARPDDVHMNIRLVELYRSNNRLKDAVAHCHQAERNTALRSSLEWNSCVVQTLKEYLESSQCLESDKSNWRATNQDLLLAYANLMLLTLSTRDVHESRELLESFDSALQSVKPCVGGNDELSATFFEVRGHFYMHAGSLLLKMGQHSDVQWRALSELAVLCYLIAFQVPRPKIKFIKGEAGQNLLEMMACDRLSQSGHMLLNLSRDKQDFLKEVVESFANESGQSALYDALFSSQSPKDRSFLGSDDIGNLDVQAPDPEDLARYDVGAIRAHNGSLQHLTWLGLQWNSLPALPAIRKWLKQLFHHLPQETSRLETNAPESICILDLEVFLLGVVYTSHLQLKEKCNSHYSFYQPLCLPLPVCKQLCTERQKSWWDAVCNLIHRRAIPGTSAKLRLLVQHDINTLRGQEKHGLQPALLVHWAKCLQKTGSGLNSFYDQREYIGRSVHYWKKVLPLLKILKKKSSIPEPVDPLFKHFHSADIQASEMGDYEEEAHVTCAILDAVNGNIDDAVAAFESIHNVVSYWNLALIFHRKAEDIENDALSSEEQEECKNYLRKTRDYLIKILDDSDSDLSVVKKLPVPLESVKEMLNLVMQELDDFSEGGPLYRNGSLRNADAEIKHSTPSPTKYSLSPNKSYKYSPKTPPPWAEDQNSLLKMICQQVEAIKKEMQELKLNSSNSGSPHRWPTENYGPDSVPDGYQGSQNFHGAPLTVATTGHSMYYSQSPAYNSQSLLRPAANVTPTKGPVYGMNRLPPQQQIYTYPQQMHTPPVQSSSACMFSQEMYGPPLRFESPATGILSPRGDDYFNYNVQTSTNPPLPEPGYFTKPPVAAHASRSAESKVMEFGKTNFVQPVPGEGMGPSLAAPVRTSQPTPFKFNSNFKSNDGDFTFSSPQVVAQPPSTTYTNSESLLGLLTSDRPLQGDSYSGPKAAQTIGPRNTFNFGSKNVPGISLTENMGPNQQKNSGFRRSDDMFTFYGPGKSVFGTPAAEPANKSHDTDGGSAHGDEDDDGPHFEPVVPLPDKIEVRTGEEDEEEFFCNRAKLYRFDAGSREWKERGIGNVKILRHKTSGKIRLLMRREQVLKICANHYISPDMALAPNAGSDRSFVWYALDYADESPKPEQLAIRFKTPEEAALFKCKFEEAQSMLKASGANRATTSSQATRTVKEPTGPDNKDIGKSAAGNMNFEFQVAKKEGSWWHCNSCSLKNAATAEKCVSCQNLNPSSKELLGSPLVETVSTPKPGSENTPDRFALMTPKKEGHWDCSICLVRNEPTVSRCIACQNTRSANKSGSSFVQQPSFKFGQGDLPKSASSDFRSVFSIKEGQWDCSVCSVQNEGGSAKCMACQNPRKQSFPASAVPAPASFKFGASETSKAPKSGFEGVFTKKEGQWDCSLCLVQNEASAAVCVACQTPPASAVPAPASSETSKAPNSGLEGMFTKKEGQWDCSVCLVRNEGSSTKCVACQNPRKQSLPASAVPAPASFKFGASETSKAPNSGLEGMFTKKEGQWDCSVCFVRNESSSLKCVACDGSKPAHKPVAEEPSAFTLGSTTKANDSSGSQVGTGFKSNFSEKAFKFGNAEQGFKFGRVDQENTPSFTFQSSSDTDSKSTKEGFSFSVPVSADGFKFGIQEPGSQGRKSEKPFGNDAGCQAQDAGGQKDGSAVVLGQTGSTFTFADLAKSNSGEGFQFGKKDPNFKGFSGAGEKLFSSQSSKMADKADTCADLEKDDDAYKTEDSDDIHFEPVVQMPEKVELVTGEEDEKVLYSQRVKLFRFDAEISQWKERGLGNLKILKNEVNGKLRMLMRREQVLKVCANHWITTTMHLKPLSGSDRAWMWLASDFSDGDAKLEQLAAKFKTPELAEEFKQKFEECQRLLLDIPLQTPHKLVDTGRAAKLIQRAEEMKSGLKDFKTFLTNDQTKVTDEESKSSGAGAASAADACGMPNPETTGPTLEWDSYDLREDALDDSVSSSSVHASPLASSPVRKNLFRFGESTTGFNFSFKSALSPSKSPAKLNQSGASVGTDEDSDVTQEEERDGQHFEPVVPLPDLVEVSSGEENEQVVFSHRAKLYRYDKDAGQWKERGIGDIKILQNYDNKQVRIVMRRDQVLKLCANHRITPDMTLQNMKGTERVWVWTACDFADGERKVEHLAVRFKLQDVADSFKKIFDEAKIAQEKDFLITPHVSRSTTPRESPCGKVAVAVLEETTRERTDSAQGDDAAGATSEVGGVSGTPEATTTKAVVSPPKFVFGSESVKSIFSSEKSKPFAFGNSSATGSLFGFSFNAPLKNNSSEASSAAQSGSEKRAEPGGHQEPQSSDLTPSSDSKVKNSSPAFPKEQSSTSHMFKTPEKVEEKKKPEDLPSDDDVLIVYELTPTPEQKALASELQLPPTFFCYKNRPDYVSEEEADDEDFDTAVKKLNGKLYLDDSEECRPLEENLTDNEKECIIVWEKKPTVEEKAKADTLKLPPTFFCGVCSDTDEDNGSGEDFQSELHKVQEAQKSQNEDITSMADRVCTDGSKVTVAFLCKSEEPEFTTKSISSPPISSETVDKPVDLSTRKENDADSTSQVESKTVSFGFGSSTGLSFADLASSNSGDFAFGSKDKNFQWANTGAAVFGAQSTSKVGEDEDGSDEEVVHNEDIHFEPIVSLPEVEVKSGEEDEEILFKERAKLYRWDREASQWKERGVGDMKILWHTMKNYYRVLMRRDQVLKVCANHVITRTMELKPLNVSNNALVWTASDYADGEAKVEQLAVRFKTKEMADCFKKKFEECQQNLLKLQEEHVSPRAKETNPVVFFDVCADDEPLGRITMELFSNIVPQTAENFRALCTGEKGFGFKNSIFHRVIPDFVCQGGDITKHDGTGGRSIYGDKFEDENFDVKHSSPGLLSMANRGKDTNNSQFFITLKKAEHLDFKHVVFGFVKDGMDTVKKIESFGSPKGSVSRRIIITECGQI from the exons atatATATCTACATACATTAATGTGCAAGAAAGGGATCCCAAAGCTCACAGATTTCTCGGCCTTCTTTACGAAGTGGAGGAAAACATAGAGAAAGCGGTTGAATGTTATAAG CGTTCAGTGGAATTAAACCCAACACAAAAAGATCTTGTGTTGAAGATTGCAGAATTGCTCTGTAAAAATGATGTTAGTGATGGAAGAGCTAAATACTGGGTTGAAAGAGCAGCTAAACTTTTTCCAGGAAGTCCTGCAATTTATAAACTAAAG GAACAGCTTTTAGATTGTAAAGGTGAAGATGGATGGAATAAACTTTTCGACTTGATTCAGTCAGAACTTTATGCAAGACCTGATGATGTCCACATGAACATCCGACTAGTAGAGCTGTATCGCTCAAACAATAGACTGAAGGATGCTGTGGCCCACTGCCACCAGGCAGAGAGAAACACAGCCTTGCGTTCAAGTTTAGAGTGGAATTCCTGTGTTGTACAGACCCTTAAG GAATACCTGGAATCTTCACAGTGTTTGGAGTCTGATAAAAGTAACTGGCGAGCAACCAATCAGGACTTACTTCTAGCCTATGCTAACCTTATGCTTCTCACGCTGTCCACGAGAGATGTGCACGAGAGCAGGGAATTACTGGAGAG TTTTGATAGTGCTCTTCAGTCTGTGAAACCTTGTGTGGGTGGAAATGATGAACTCTCAGCTACTTTCTTCGAAGTGAGAGGACATTTCTACATGCATGCTGGTTCTCTGCTTTTGAAGATGGGTCAGCATAGTGACGTGCAGTGGCGAGCGCTCTCTGAGCTGGCTGTGTTGTGCTATCTCATAGCCTTTCAG GTTCCAAGACCAAAgattaaatttataaaaggaGAAGCTGGACAAAATCTACTGGAAATGATGGCCTGTGATCGTCTGAGCCAATCAG gGCATATGCTGCTAAACTTAAGTCGTGACAAgcaagactttttaaaagaggTTGTAGAATCCTTTGCCAATGAAAGTGGGCAGTCTGCTTTGTATGATGCTCTGTTTTCTAGTCAGTCACCTAAGGATAGATCTTTCCTTGGTAGCGATGATATTGGAAACCTTGATGTACAAGCACCAGATCCTGAGGATTTGGCTCGATATGATGTTG gtGCCATTCGAGCACATAATGGTAGTCTTCAGCACCTCACCTGGCTTGGCTTACAATGGAATTCATTGCCTGCCTTACCTGCAATTCGAAAATGGCTAAAACAGCTTTTTCATCATTTGCCCCAGGAAACCTCAAGACTTGAAACAAATGCACCTGAATCAATATGTATTTTAGATCTTGAA GTATTTCTACTTGGAGTAGTATATACCAGCCACTTACAATTAAAGGAGAAATGTAATTCTCACTACAGCTTCTATCAGCCTCTGTGCTTGCCACTTCCTGTGTGTAAACAGCTTTGCACAGAAAGACAGAAATCTTGGTGGGATGCAGTTTGTAATCTAATCCACAGAAGAGCAAT acCTGGAACCTCAGCAAAATTGCGACTTCTAGTTCAGCATGACATAAACACTCTAAGGGGCCAGGAAAAACATGGCCTTCAGCCTGCTCTACTTGTGCACTGGGCAAAGTGCCTTCAGAAAACG ggCAGTGGTCTTAATTCTTTTTATGATCAACGAGAATACATAGGCAGAAGTGTTCATTACTGGAAGAAGGTTTTGCCATTGTTGAAGATACTCAAAAAGAAGAGCAGTATCCCTGAACCTGTTGACCCTCTGTTTAAACATTTTCATAGTGCAGACATTCAG GCATCTGAAATGGGTGACTATGAAGAGGAAGCACACGTAACATGTGCTATATTGGATGCAGTTAATGGGAATATAGACGATGCTGTGGCTGCTTTTGAATCTATTCATAATGTCGTTTCTTATTGGAATCTTGCACTG ATTTTTCACAGAAAAGCAGAAGATATTGAAAATGATGCACTTTCTTCTGAAGAACAGGAAGAATGCAAAAATTACCTGAGAAAGACCAGAGACTACCTGATAAAGATTTTAGATGACAGTGATTCAGATCTCTCAGTGGTTAAGAAG TTGCCCGTGCCCCTGGAATCTGTAAAAGAGATGCTTAATTTAGTCATGCAGGAGCTCGATGACTTCAGTGAAGGAGGGCCTCTTTATAGAAATGGTTCTTTGCGAAATGCAGATGCAGAAATAAAACATTCTACACCGTCTCCCACCAAATACTCTCTATCACCAAATAAAAGTTACAAG tATTCTCCCAAAACACCACCTCCATGGGCAGAAGATCAAAATTCTTTATTGAAAATGATCTGCCAACAAGTAGAGGCCATTAAG AAAGAAATGCAGGAGTTGAAACTAAATAGCAGTAACTCAGGGTCCCCTCATCGTTGGCCTACAGAGAATTATGGACCAGATTCAGTGCCTGATGGATATCAGGGGTCACAGAATTTTCATGGGGCCCCACTAACAG ttgcaactACTGGCCATTCAATGTATTATAGTCAGTCACCAGCATATAATTCCCAGTCTCTACTCAGACCAGCAGCTAATGTTACTCCCACAAAG ggaCCAGTTTATGGCATGAATAGGCTTCCACCTCAGCAGCAGATCTACACCTACCCACAGCAGATGCACACACCACCAGTGCAGAGTTCGTCTGCTTGTATGTTCTCTCAAGAGATGTATGGTCCCCCATTGCGTTTTGAGTCTCCTGCAACAGGAATTCTATCACCTAGGGGTGATGATTACTTTAATTACAATGTTCAGACAAGCACAAATCCACCTTTGCCAGAACCAGGTTATTTTACAAAACCTCCAGTTGCAGCTCATGCTTCAAGATCTGCAGAATCTAAGGTTATGGAATTTGGAAAAACCAATTTTGTCCAGCCCGTGCCAGGTGAAGGCATGGGGCCATCTTTGGCAGCACCTGTGCGTACATCACAGCCAActccttttaaatttaattcaaatttcAAATCAAATGATGGCGACTTCACGTTTTCCTCACCGCAGGTTGTGGCACAGCCCCCTTCTACGACTTACACTAATAGTGAAAGCCTTTTAGGTCTCCTGACTTCAGACAGACCTTTGCAAGGAGATAGCTACAGTGGACCAAAAGCTGCTCAGACCATTGGACCTCGAAATACATTCAATTTTGGAAGCAAAAATGTGCCTGGAATTTCACTTACTGAAAACATGGGCCCAAATCAGCAAAAGAATTCTGGTTTTCGACGCAGTGATGATATGTTTACTTTCTACGGTCCAGGGAAGTCAGTGTTTGGAACGCCTGCCGCAGAGCCGGCCAACAAGAGTCATGACACTGATGGGGGTAGTGCGCATGGGGACGAGGACGACGACGGCCCTCACTTTGAGCCGGTGGTGCCTCTTCCCGATAAGATTGAAGTGAGAACTGGTGAGGAGGATGAGGAAGAGTTCTTCTGCAATCGTGCCAAGTTGTATCGTTTTGATGCGGGATCAAGAGAATGGAAGGAGCGTGGAATTGGCAACGTAAAGATACTAAGGCACAAAACCTCCGGTAAAATCCGCCTACTGATGAGACGCGAGCAAGTGTTGAAAATCTGTGCAAATCACTACATCAGCCCAGACATGGCCCTGGCGCCCAACGCCGGCTCAGACAGGTCCTTTGTGTGGTACGCTCTGGACTATGCAGACGAGTCGCCCAAACCAGAACAGCTTGCTATTAGATTCAAGACACCGGAGGAGGCAGCACTTTTTAAGTGCAAGTTTGAAGAGGCCCAGAGCATGTTAAAAGCCTCAGGAGCAAACAGAGCCACAACCTCCAGTCAGGCTACGAGAACTGTAAAAGAACCCACAGGTCCTGACAATAAGGATATTGGCAAATCTGCTGCCGGAAACATGAACTTTGAATTTCAGGTTGCAAAGAAAGAAGGGTCTTGGTGGCATTGTAACAGCTGCTCATTAAAGAACGCCGCAACTGCTGAGAAGTGTGTATCCTGCCAAAATCTAAACCCAAGCAGTAAAGAGCTCCTTGGCTCACCATTAGTTGAAACTGTTTCCACTCCTAAACCTGGCTCAGAAAATACTCCAGATAGATTTGCATTGATGACTCCAAAGAAAGAAGGTCACTGGGATTGTAGTATTTGTTTAGTAAGAAATGAACCCACTGTATCTAGATGCATTGCATGTCAGAATACAAGGTCTGCTAACAAAAGTGGATCTTCATTTGTTCAGCAGCCTTCCTTTAAATTTGGCCAGGGAGATCTTCCTAAGTCTGCCAGCAGTGATTTCAGATCTGTTTTTTCAATAAAGGAAGGACAGTGGGATTGCAGCGTTTGCTCGGTACAAAATGAAGGAGGTTCTGCAAAATGTATGGCTTGTCAGAATCCAAGAAAACAGAGttttcctgcttctgctgtccCAGCACCTGCCTCTTTTAAGTTTGGTGCTTCAGAGACAAGCAAGGCTCCAAAGAGTGGATTTGAAGGAGTTTTCACCAAGAAGGAAGGACAGTGGGATTGCAGTTTGTGCTTAGTGCAGAATGAGGCAAGTGCGGCCGTGTGTGTGGCTTGTCAGACTCCACCTGCTTCTGCTGTCCCAGCACCTGCGTCTTCAGAGACAAGCAAGGCTCCAAACAGTGGACTTGAAGGGATGTTCACCAAGAAGGAAGGACAGTGGGATTGCAGCGTTTGTTTGGTACGAAATGAAGGAAGTTCTACAAAATGTGTGGCTTGTCAGAATCCAAGAAAACAGAGTTTACCTGCTTCTGCTGTCCCAGCACCTGCCTCTTTCAAGTTTGGCGCTTCAGAGACAAGCAAGGCTCCAAACAGTGGACTTGAAGGGATGTTCACCAAGAAGGAAGGACAGTGGGATTGCAGCGTTTGCTTTGTGCGAAATGAGAGTTCTTCCTTAAAATGTGTGGCTTGTGATGGTTCTAAACCAGCCCATAAACCTGTTGCAGAAGAACCTTCAGCTTTCACTTTGGGCTCAACAACTAAGGCAAATGACTCTTCTGGAAGTCAGGTGGGAACAGGATTTAAAAGTAACTTTTCagaaaaagcctttaagtttgGCAATGCAGAACAAGGATTTAAATTTGGGCGTGTGGATCAAGAAAATACACCTTCATTTACATTTCAGAGTTCTTCTGATACAGACTCTAAGTCAACAAAAGAAGGATTTAGTTTTTCTGTCCCTGTGTCTGCTGACGGGTTTAAATTTGGCATTCAGGAGCCGGGAAGTCAGGGGAGGAAGAGTGAAAAGCCCTTTGGAAATGACGCTGGTTGTCAGGCTCAGGATGCTGGTGGTCAGAAAGACGGGAGTGCTGTGGTTCTTGGTCAAACTGGCAGCACTTTTACGTTTGCAGATCTTGCAAAATCAAATTCAGGAGAAGGGTTTCAGTTTGGCAAAAAAGACCCCAATTTCAAGGGCTTTTCGGGTGCTGGAGAGAAGTTATTCTCATCACAAAGTAGTAAAATGGCTGATAAAGCCGACACTTGTGCTGACCTTGAGAAAGATGATGACGCCTATAAGACTGAGGACAGTGACGATATCCATTTTGAACCAGTCGTCCAGATGCCTGAGAAAGTGGAGCTTGTCACAGGagaagaagatgagaaagttctttaCTCACAGCGGGTAAAATTGTTTAGGTTTGATGCTGAGATAAGTCAGTGGAAAGAAAGGGGTTTGGGGAacttaaaaattctcaaaaatgaaGTTAATGGCAAACTGAGAATGCTGATGCGGAGAGAGCAGGTGCTGAAGGTGTGTGccaaccactggatcaccacCACCATGCACCTGAAGCCCCTCTCCGGGTCGGACAGGGCCTGGATGTGGTTGGCTAGTGATTTTTCTGATGGCGATGCCAAACTAGAGCAGCTGGCAGCAAAATTCAAAACACCCGAGCTGGCTGAAGAATTCAAACAGAAATTtgaggaatgccagcgacttctgttaGATATTCCACTGCAGACTCCCCATAAGCTTGTGGATACTGGCAGAGCTGCCAAGTTAATCCAGAGGGCGGAAGAGATGAAGAGTGGACTAAAAGATTTCAAGACGTTTTTGACGAACGATCAAACAAAAGTCACTGACGAAGAGAGTAAGAGTTCAGGAGCGGGAGCTGCCAGTGCTGCAGACGCGTGCGGCATGCCAAATCCTGAGACCACTGGGCCCACCCTAGAGTGGGACAGCTACGACCTAAGGGAAGATGCTCTGGACGACAGTGTGAGTAGCAGCTCAGTGCACGCCTCCCCGCTGGCCAGCAGCCCCGTGAGGAAAAATCTCTTCCGCTTCGGTGAGTCAACCACCGGGTTTAACTTCAGTTTTAAATCTGCTTTGAGCCCGTCTAAGTCTCCTGCCAAGTTGAATCAGAGTGGGGCCTCAGTGGGCACAGATGAAGACTCTGATGTCActcaggaggaggagagagatggaCAGCACTTTGAACCCGTCGTACCGTTGCCTGATCTAGTCGAGGTGTCCAGTGGTGAGGAAAATGAACAAGTTGTTTTTAGTCACAGAGCCAAACTCTATAGGTATGATAAAGATGCTGGGCAGTGGAAAGAAAGAGGCATTGGCGACATAAAGATTTTACAGAATTATGATAATAAGCAAGTTCGCATAGTGATGAGAAGGGACCAGGTATTAAAGCTTTGTGCCAACCACAGAATAACTCCAGACATGACCTTGCAAAATATGAAAGGGACAGAAAGAGTGTGGGTGTGGACCGCATGTGATTTTGCAGACGGAGAAAGAAAAGTAGAGCATTTAGCTGTGCGTTTTAAACTACAGGATGTTGCAGACTcgtttaagaaaatatttgatgaagcAAAAATAGcccaagaaaaagattttttgatAACACCTCATGTTTCTCGTTCGACCACTCCCAGAGAGTCACCATGCGGCAAAGTCGCCGTAGCTGTGCTAGAGGAAACCACCAGAGAACGGACGGATTCGGCACAGGGTGATGACGCGGCAGGTGCAACCTCAGAAGTTGGCGGGGTGTCTGGCACACctgaagcaacaacaacaaaagcagtgGTTTCACCTCCAAAGTTTGTATTTGGTTCTGAGTCTGTTAAAAGCATTTTTAGCAGTGAAAAGTCAAAACCATTTGCATTTGGCAACAGTTCAGCTACCGGGTCTTTGTTTGGATTTAGTTTTAATGCACCTTTGAAAAATAACAGTAGTGAGGCCAGTTCAGCAGCCCAGAGTGGATCTGAAAAAAGAGCGGAGCCTGGTGGTCACCAAGAGCCGCAGAGCTCTGATCTCACACCGTCTTCCGACAGCAAAGTCAAAAACTCCTCTCCTGCTTTTCCAAAGGAGCAGTCCTCAACCAGTCACATGTTTAAAACACCAGAAAAGG tggaggagaagaaaaagcctGAAGATCTTCCCTCAGATGACGATGTTCTCATTGTGTATGAGCTAACCCCGACCCCTGAGCAAAAAGCTCTTGCAAGCGAACTTCAGCTTCCTCCCACTTTCTTCTGTTACAAGAACAGGCCAGACTACGTCAGCGAAGAGGAGGCGGACG ATGAAGATTTCGACACAGCTGTCAAGAAGCTTAATGGAAAGCTATATTTGGATGACTCAGAAGAATGTAGACCGTTAGAAGAAAATCTAACAG ATAACGAGAAAGAATGTATTATTGTTTGGGAAAAGAAACCAACAGTTGAAGAAAAGGCAAAAGCAGATACGTTAAAGCTTCCACCTACATTTTTTTGCGGAGTCTGCAGTGACACTGACGAGGACAATGGAAGTGGGGAAGACTTTCAGTCGGAGCTTCACAAAGTTCAGGAAGCTCAA AAATCCCAGAATGAGGACATAACTAGCATGGCTGACCGTGTGTGTACAGATGGCAGTAAAGTGACTGTAGCATTTTTGTGTAAATCTGAAGAACCAGAGTTTACTACCAAATCTATTAGTTCACCACCTATTTCTTCTGAAACTGTCGATAAACCTGTGGATTTATCTACTAGAAAGGAAAATGATGCAGATTCTACAAGTCAAG TGGAAAGCAAAACAGTTTCATTTGGATTTGGAAGTAGCACAGGGCTGTCATTTGCAGACTTGGCTTCCAGTAATTCTGGGGATTTTGCTTTTGGGTCCAAAG ATAAAAATTTCCAGTGGGCAAATACTGGAGCAGCTGTGTTCGGAGCACAGTCAACCAGTAAAGTTGGCGAAGATGAAGATGGTAGTGATGAAGAGGTAGTTCATAATGAAGATATCCATTTTGAACCAATAGTGTCATTACCAGAG GTAGAAGTAAAATCTggagaagaagatgaagaaattttatttaaagagagAGCCAAACTTTACAGGTGGGATCGAGAGGCCAGTCAGTGGAAGGAGCGTGGGGTTGGAGACATGAAGATCCTCTGGCACACGATGAAGAATTACTACCGGGTCCTCATGAGAAGAGACCAGGTGCTCAAAGTGTGTGCAAACCACGTCATCACCAGAACAATGGAACTGAAACCCTTGAATGTTTCCAACAATGCTTTAGTTTGGACTGCCTCAGATTATGCTG ATGGAGAAGCCAAAGTGGAACAGCTTGCAGTGAGatttaaaactaaagaaatggctgattgttttaagaaaaaatttgaagaatgtCAACAGAATTTATTGAAACTCCAGGAAGAACACGTATCACCGAGAGCAAAGGAGACAAATCCTGTGGTGTTTTTTGATGTTTGCGCAGATGATGAGCCTCTGGGACGTATAACCATGGAATTATTTTCAAACATTGTTCCTCAAACTGCTGAGAACTTCAGAGCACTGTGCACTGGAGAGAAGGGCTTTGGTTTCAAGAACTCCATTTTTCACAGAGTGATTCCAGATTTTGTTTGCCAA GGGGGAGATATCACCAAACACGATGGAACAGGAGGACGGTCCATTTATGGAGATAAATTTGAAGATGAAAATTTTGATGTGAAACATAGCAGTCCTGGCTTACTATCCATGGCCAATCGAGGCAAGGATACCAATAATTCTCAATTTTTCATAACACTGAAAAAAGCAGAGCATTTGGACTTTAAGCATGTAGTATTTGGGTTTGTTAAAGATGGCATGGATACTGTGAAAAAGATTGAATCATTTGGTTCTCCTAAAGGGTCTGTTAGTCGAAGAATTATTATCACAGAATGTGGACAGATATAA